A region from the Sorex araneus isolate mSorAra2 chromosome 6, mSorAra2.pri, whole genome shotgun sequence genome encodes:
- the LOC129406039 gene encoding olfactory receptor 1440-like, translating into MSESISKEGYRNHTSVTMFVLSGLTSKKDLQLILFPVFLVIYLVTLISNLGLIILIRMDSQLHTPMYFFLSCLSFIDICYSTSISPRMLSDFFKDGKIISFVSCATQYFVIAWMGLSESCLLATMAYDRYVAIGNPLQYSAIMNPNLCCKMVTAALGSGFISSLVETVTCVNLYYCGPNVIRHFFCDLPQIVSLACSNTFVCQIIIFLAALLLGFGSMLFILLSYGFIAASILKISSAKGSLRAFNTCASHLAVVTIFYGTALSVYMRPASNHSKNQDKVLSVFYINVIPMLNPLIYSLRNKEIKEALKRVMKRARFLSQ; encoded by the coding sequence ATGTCTGAAAGCATCTCTAAGGAAGGATATAGAAACCACACCTCCGTGACCATGTTTGTCCTCTCAGGACTCACAAGTAAAAAAGATCTACAACTCAttctctttcctgtcttcctAGTGATCTACCTGGTGACCCTaatttcaaacctgggtctgatcaTCCTAATCAGAATGGACTCTCAGCTGCACACACCTATGTACTTTTTTCTCAGTTGCCTGTCGTTCATAGATATCTGCTATTCGACTTCCATTAGCCCAAGGATGCTTTCAGATTTCTTTAAGGATGGAAAGATTATTTCCTTTGTCTCATGTGCTACCCAGTATTTTGTGATTGCTTGGATGGGTCTGTCTGAGAGCTGCCTCTTAGCCaccatggcctatgacagataTGTGGCCATTGGTAACCCTCTGCAGTACTCAGCCATTATGAACCCTAACCTCTGTTGCAAAATGGTTACTGCAGCCCTTGGAAGTGGTTTTATTAGTAGTTTAGTTGAAACAGTGACTTGCGTTAACCTTTATTACTGTGGTCCAAATGTCATTCGACATTTCTTCTGTGACTTACCCCAGATTGTTTCCTTGGCTTGCTCCAATACCTTTGTTTGccaaatcattatttttctggCAGCTCTGTTGCTTGGGTTTGGTTCTATGCTCTTTATCCTTTTATCCTATGGTTTCATTGCAGCTTCCATCCTGAAAATATCCTCTGCTAAAGGCAGTCTCAGGGCCTTCAatacctgtgcctcccacctggcAGTTGTGACCATCTTCTATGGCACAGCTCTCTCTGTGTACATGCGTCCTGCTTCTAATCATTCCAAGAATCAGGACAAGGTTCTGTCAGTGTTCTATATTAATGTTATTCCCATGCTGAATCCTCTTATCTATAGTCTGAGGAACAAGGAGATCAAAGAGGCTCTTAAAAGGGTGATGAAGAGGGCGAGATTTTTATCTCAATAG
- the LOC129406040 gene encoding olfactory receptor 5A1-like, which produces MDSSISTEKNRNHTSVVVFVLLGLTDEKDLQLILFPVFLGLYLVTLLWNLGIIILVRMDSHLQIPMYFFLSVLSFIDICYSSSFSPRMISDFFKDEKTISLIGCATQYFVGCWMGLSECCLLAAMAYDRYVAIGNPLQYSTIMAPGFCQKMVAGALGTGFLCSLLETILAFHMYYCGSNIIQHFFCNLPQILTLSCSDPSITQMIIFLVALLVGFGSLLSILLSYSFIAASILKISSVKGSAKAFSTCASHLAVVTLYYGTVLAVYLRPTSSHPDKQDTVLSVFYIIIIPVLNPLIYSLRNKEIKEALRRVMKKVRHLSQ; this is translated from the coding sequence ATGGACTCAAGCATCTCGACCGAAAAGAATAGAAATCACACCTCAGTGGTTGTGTTTGTTTTACTGGGACTCACAGATGAAAAGGACCTGCAACTGATTCTCTTTCCAGTCTTCCTAGGCCTCTATCTTGTGACCTTGTTGTGGAACCTTGGTATTATCATCCTAGTCAGGATGGACTCCCACCTGCAAATACCTATGTACTTTTTTCTCAGCGTTCTGTCTTTTATTGACATCTGTTACTCTTCTTCCTTCAGCCCAAGGATGATTTCCgatttcttcaaagatgaaaaaacaATTTCCCTCATTGGCTGTGCCACCCAGTATTTTGTTGGGTGCTGGATGGGTCTGTCTGAGTGCTGCCTCTTAGcagccatggcctatgacagataCGTGGCCATTGGTAACCCTCTGCAGTACTCAACCATCATGGCGCCTGGGTTCTGTCAGAAGATGGTTGCTGGGGCCCTTGGAACTGGTTTCCTCTGTAGTTTGCTTGAGACAATTCTTGCCTTTCATATGTACTACTGTGGGTCAAATATCATTCaacatttcttttgtaatttacCCCAGATTCTTACCTTGTCTTGCTCTGATCCTTCCATCActcaaatgattatttttcttgtcGCTCTGCTTGTTGGATTCGGTTCTTTGCTCAGTATcctgttatcctacagtttcatTGCTGCTTCCATCCTGAAAATATCCTCGGTGAAAGGTAGTGCCAAGGCCTTCAGtacctgtgcctcccacctggcAGTTGTGACCCTCTATTATGGCACAGTCCTGGCTGTGTACTTGCGTCCTACTTCTAGTCACCCCGATAAGCAGGACACGGTACTGTCAGTGTTCTATATTATCATTATTCCTGTGTTAAATCCTCTAATCTATAGTCTGAggaataaggaaataaaagaggccCTGAGGAGGGTGATGAAGAAGGTGAGACATTTGTCCCAATAA